A genome region from Schistocerca nitens isolate TAMUIC-IGC-003100 chromosome 4, iqSchNite1.1, whole genome shotgun sequence includes the following:
- the LOC126252302 gene encoding uncharacterized protein LOC126252302, with protein MARAEDIEVRMLLVGAVARPSDKRRALRDIDATAVLCKIAGAMAESGCSLDEIFHLCQTLATNDLTTVSTSLAAPSLAGFVTGDSDTHYRCAKKQHPSLSASPDAVRAALNPFFEDASEGNRRIDPEHQVVVFIDNAGKSPKLEENLVVWETVSCLREKGYEVPRAYCSAFMTSPEDATFFVTLLRISFTCVLKYLDAPTTAVSWPRHLQYTPGGAESVTVELPLTVEPTLSQGDEDEDVLPEPEYAVTDKFASCVLQVIKCTVKSLIDCEKQLNLYDEFGGGRDCGTNVRKVSKAIERAVTNGDLDGHNLFTLFRDMSKIVESARAGVSGLLYTIFFEAAAKAFRDVETQEAISEHLWLQALVLGTEGLFRCTSSPTANGTMIDALSAAVKEWRQQLILDEKSPSDWVTRLAAVVKAAENAALRTAELRPDTGISVIPDPGAYTVGVWLRTSYEVSQMLF; from the exons ATGGCGCGCGCCGAAGACATCGAAGTCAGGATGCTGCTGGTCGGGGCGGTCGCCCGGCCGTCAGACAAGCGACGAGCGCTGCGCGACATCGACGCCACCGCCGTCCTCTGCAAGATCGCGGGCGCCATGGCCGAGAGCGGCTGCTCGCTCGACGAAATCTTTCACCTGTGCCAGACTCTGGCTACTAACGACTTGACGACCGTCTCCACGAGCTTGGCGGCGCCCTCTCTCGCGGGCTTCGTCACCGGCGACAGTGACACGCACTACCGTTGCGCGAAGAAACAACACCCGAGTCTCTCGGCCAGTCCCGACGCCGTGCGGGCGGCGCTGAATCCGTTCTTCGAAGACGCGTCGGAAGGTAACAGACGTATCGATCCGGAACACCAGGTCGTCGTCTTTATCGACAATGCGGGGAAGTCGCCCAAGCTGGAAGAGAATCTCGTCGTGTGGGAGACCGTCAGCTGCCTGCGCGAGAAGGGCTACGAAGTACCGAGGGCGTACTGCAGCGCTTTTATGACGTCCCCGGAAGACGCTACATTTTTCGTAACTTTACTTCGGATATCATTCACTTGCGTACTGAAGTACTTGGACGCGCCTACGACTGCCGTGAGTTGGCCTCGCCACCTCCAGTATACTCCTGGAGGTGCAGAAAGTGTGACGGTCGAGCTGCCACTGACTGTGGAGCCCACTCTTTCCCAGGGTGACGAGGACGAGGACGTTCTTCCCGAACCGGAGTACGCTGTCACGGATAAGTTTGCTTCGTGTGTGCTGCAGGTCATTAAGTGCACTGTCAAGTCGCTGATCGACTGTGAAAAACAGTTGAATTTGTACGACGAGTTCGGAGGAGGGAGAGATTGCGGAACGAATGTGAGGAAGGTGTCGAAAGCTATCGAGAGGGCAGTTACTAACGGAGATCTCGACGGTCACAATTTGTTCACATTATTTCGCGATATGAGCAAAATTGTGGAAAGTGCACGGGCGGGTGTCTCTGGCCTTTTGTATACTATATTCTTCGAGGCAGCTGCTAAG GCATTCCGTGATGTCGAAACACAAGAAGCCATAAGTGAACACTTGTGGCTGCAAGCTCTGGTGCTTGGAACTGAGGGATTGTTTCGTTGCACAAGCAGTCCAACTGCAAATGGCACTATGATTGACGCCTTATCAGCTGCAGTGAAAGAGTGGCGGCAGCAGCTGATTCTAGATGAAAAGTCCCCTTCTGACTGGGTCACAAGGCTAGctgcagtggtgaaggctgcagaAAATGCCGCATTGCGTACAGCGGAATTACGACCTGATACTGGCATTTCAGTTATTCCCGATCCTGGTGCATACACTGTTGGTGTGTGGCTTAGGACTTCCTATGAAGttagtcaaatgcttttctga